The stretch of DNA tatttttcaaaattacgaTCCATTCTTATAATCTTTATGCTGCCTAGCAATGTGATATCCAtaaattttaaatcgaaaatttgtgtttattatgcagtagaatAAAGCAAtgtattttcttttaaataaattgcGTCTAGAATATTTGAGAATAGTTTATTTCTATGTGATACAATATAAATATCTTTTGCTTcacttcatgcaacatcaagcGATGATTTGTTACATCATCTTTGAGTCGATCTGATACATAATTATCAAATGGTTTTGAAACTTTACTTTCAATATATAGACAAAAATTGGCGATACTTTATGCCGGAGGTCAACAAGCCATTTAGCTCTTCGGCTACAAAGTGATTTTTCGGTCATCAGAAATATTCTTTGATTGCTTATAAATGATCTGTATTCAGGCTTGCAATGGACTTTGATCTTTATGCATATAACCAGCACACTTCGCAGCTCTAGCTGATGTGATACATTTTACTTTTAGTGATTAATTATGTGGAATATATAGTTATACTTTTTCTTTATTATACTGAGAAGAAGGTGGAGATTTATGTGATATAATTAAATTGGTCTGAGACCGCAAATGTTGAGAAGATTACAATAAAGTTTATGCTTTATTAAAAAGCTATGCTACAAAGTGATTTGTTCGTTGTGCAATTCTGAATCTGAACAAATACATTTCAAATGAAGTAGACTTTGATCTTTCAATATATAAATAGATAAACCGGCGTGTGCACTTTAACCGGCTCCAGCTCTATGATAGATTTTTCTTCCGGTTACGATGGCAAAAATGTTTACCCATTGGACATAGGACATTTTAATCGAGATATGAAGGTACAAAGGTGCATTATCTACTCAGAGCATGCGTTAAGCGGCAGCACTCAGCATGATGAAAAGAATCTCTATAAGAATTTAATAATGCTTCAATCAcacctttctcgtacaatatAAAACATAGTATTTTGGAGATAACTTTGGAGAGATTTGTAGAAGCCACACTGTGAACGATATTTGTCCCACCTTTGCTGGATTACTCAATAGGACAAATATGCTTACAGGCAGCTTTCAGGATTTTCCGCAGAACTTTAAATTTCTAATCGAACCTTACCACAAGAAAACAATTTGGCTGACATTTAGGGCCATacattaattacgtaagcaattttctggttttcaattctatgtaagattttttcccataaaatcatttttaaatatggAGCGTGAAAAGGGCAGACACCTCTCCTCCATAAGTGTTTacaattagtgtacgacccctttcATAGAGTTACggtcgaatggagtatccttctccactgctCGATCTTGGGCCAATCCTTCTagtcgccctgaacgttgaGCTCCTCAAGTCCTCTCCAACTGCAACAAGCCATCGTGCGCGGCCTTTCAGGATATGTGAAAACCTTTATACGCCTAAACATTCTAATCAATATACCAATTTAGtttgattaaaataaattaaaatcaacCATGGATGATAAGGTGGACATTTTGGTTCCAATTATATCCTCTTTAAGTTTCAGAAAATGTTGCGGACTCGTGACTTCTACCAGAGCGTTGCTCCAACGCACTCTTGCAGCAAGGCCTCGTCCGATGCCCTCGTTTTGACGGAATTGATAACAAAACTGGATATGCCACAGTCACAATGAACAGAGCGCCAGTGAACAGTCTGAATCTGGAGCTCATGACCCAACTCGTTAAAGCTGTCGACGATCTGGAGCGGTCAAATGTGAAAGGATTGATTTTGACTTCGGTAGGCCTACTCCCGCATGCCAGCGAGTAATCGCTTACATGGTTGTTTATTTAGTCTTTCAGCAAGGTCTTTAGTGCCGGTTTGGACATTGCCGAAATGATCAACCCCAATCCGGACCGATTGAGAGCCGTCTGGGGAATTCTTCAGGATTTGTGGGCAAACTGACGGAACGCCTTTCCCGACGGTCGCATTGATCAATGTAATGGCACTAAATGTTCCATCAAGATAAGTGAGtaaaataacttgtttattaCAGGAAGCGCTCCAGCTGGGGATTTTGCACTAAGTTGTGAATATCGTGTCATGTACAAACTTCAGTATTGGATTGAATGAAGCCAAGCTGGGGTTGATCGTTCCACCGTATTCAAATGACGATGAGAAACACAATTGGAGCTAGGGAAACTGAAAGTGTGTCTCAAAGGAAGAATGTTCAGCTCACAGGAAGCATTGGAGGTATTGTGCATTGATTCACTTCgacaaattattttatatttttaacttTTAGAAAGGATTGGTGGATGAGCTAGCTGCGGACAAGGAAAATGGGAAGAAAAAAGCATTGGACTACCtaaatatttttacaaatacATCATCCTATGCCAGAACGGAACAAAACTGTTGCTCAGGAATAGAGATATTGAAGACATGAAACGTATTAAAGATGTACATCAATGCAAAAGGATACATATATAGAAACTGATTTACGTTCTTTATTTCAGGATATCGAAAGCTTCGTGAAGAATGTGATGAACAGCGAATTTCAGAACGGTTTGGTTGCTTATGCTCAGTCTTTAAAGGATCGTAAAAACAAATAGAAACCTGTTTATGACATCAACAACTGCTCCAGATTGTGCATTTACTATTCAACGCTACTCATTTTTTCTCAAAAGTTTACATTAAATGGACAATAATTAGTTTATCATATCATAGAATTTCATTCATATTTTGTTCTTAGAATTATTTCTATAAgagcattatttttatttattctctCAGACTCAGACCGGGGTGGCCTGTgtagtacataaaagtcttctccatccaGCTCGGTCCaaggctgcacgtcgccaaacacgcagtctgcggagggtccgcaaatcgtcttccacctgatcgatccaccttgcgcgCTGCccacctcaccttcttgttccgtcggatcgttgtcaagtaccattttcaccggattactgtccgacattctagtTACGGGCCCGAcccaccacagtcgtccgattttcgcggtgtgagcgATTGATggctctcccaacagctgatgcaactcttggttcattcgcctcctccacgtaccgttccATCTACCAAAAGCtcaaagtgcgcgttggtcctccacgcgcatcatccaggtctcgtgtccgttgaggactatcggtctaatgagcgtttggtagatagtcagtttggaacGGTAgcgaactttattcgatcggagtgtcgATTTCTTTCcagaggtcaccagtgagctcaaATACacgaatgaatcgcctgctttgagcgtgcttacagcggtacACTAGGAggtaactttctgaaatcagtatggcgaaaggcatctaaggttcgatttctcaaaattaagcaccttaatctaaaaaatatttggtgggcgtagcggacaccttcctacataacccgtaccaaatagttttgcaTGAAAagttctaattttgagaaaacgttAGATATGTTTTcttattttgcgcatatactatagcgcctggatgtgacagcggtgggtagaaaatcagccactgccaataattcattctttaaccatctcgatttcgtcaccaccgataaaaACTCGTGGTGGATGGCAAACATCAGCTTCTATAGGAGCATagataaattaataaaatttacgTCGAgttaaagtcgagtcaagtacaagacactgaagacggccttactgttgaggtcgaaatacgtatctgtcaagatacaattaagtggtggaatttcaatgggattgtacaaactcgtcttatgacaagggaaaaTTTACGATTTAATCTCAAATGAATCAATGATAAAAGTAGGCTAACACACGACAGTTATTCTATAGAGCATAGAAGTTTTCGTTTGATTTCTGTAACTTaaatttttttgtgtctttattaacgagacagACTTCGATTTCATTTTTAGGGAGGGTGATACATTTTCACATAAAGAGATGAACCATCCTGAAAATCTGCTTTATAAAGAATAAGAACAAGTCCCATAATTCTGCATCGCAATCTAGTCAAGCTTGTGGAATGCGTAACATTAGCATCCTCAATTTGTTAACGGTTAGCTGATGTATTCTGTAAAGTAATCGGAAATGTGCATAGCATAATAGACCTACTTAAATTCGACACTTGTTTAGTAAAGATGTTGACTCTCATGACTCGTtgttcaacgattttttttaccgtcgttttctattgaaaaacttGTGAAAAACTAAtataagaaaatggtacatcatTATTAATTACGCCGTCCTTGCAATCGCGTGATATTTAAGAACATGTGGCCCTGCTTCCGAATATTGCTGCGATGAATCGATTTTTCAACAGAAGCTCCAGGAGACTCAAAGTTTGCTCACGAATGAAATCATTGACCGCGAAAGGTGATCTCCATAGAAGTTTACTAGATGTTGTTCGCCGTCCGGATCGACTGAACTATCTTGACCATTAATCTTATCGCCGTTATCTCTAACATGAATCAAATTTTCTGGATCCTCATGAACGTAATACTGTTTGGAATTATAGGATGATGGATCGCGTTGTTCGTTGAATTGATGTGGGTGGCCAG from Armigeres subalbatus isolate Guangzhou_Male unplaced genomic scaffold, GZ_Asu_2 Contig62, whole genome shotgun sequence encodes:
- the LOC134204481 gene encoding enoyl-CoA delta isomerase 1, mitochondrial-like, producing QGLVRCPRFDGIDNKTGYATVTMNRAPVNSLNLELMTQLVKAVDDLERSNVKGLILTSSFSKVFSAGLDIAEMINPNPDRLRAVWGILQDLWLGKLKVCLKGRMFSSQEALEKGLVDELAADKENGKKKALDYLNIFTNTSSYARTEQNCCSGIEILKT